The uncultured Cohaesibacter sp. genome window below encodes:
- a CDS encoding ROK family transcriptional regulator produces MARIDIANATGMSPATVTSITAELIATGLIEEVQRDADTSQSKRGRPRVDLKLRGEAHVVAGMKLTGRSISAVVLNLEGKQLGKAQVPMPRPPIDRAALCKIIPEVIEKVSASAGMKPEELSAVGIGLPGTIQATEGFVDWCPLFKDQEFNLKHLMEEILPMPVFVENDANSVAIAELWFGFGRDVPDFLVVTIEQGVGLGIVLNGQIFRGTQGFGAEFGHTKVQSEGALCRCGQRGCLEAYVADYALLREANLFKHWEDGTTEEEKLIQLFTASKAGDQMARSIFDRASRMFAMGLANLVNLFDPAMVILSGEQMQFDYLYAQHVFEMVRSSTIQKGHHEPEIRIHKWGDMMWAKGAAAYALEEIVRLEIDQMGNSETVA; encoded by the coding sequence ATGGCCCGAATCGACATCGCCAACGCGACAGGCATGAGCCCGGCGACGGTGACGTCCATTACGGCAGAACTGATCGCCACCGGTTTGATAGAGGAAGTGCAGCGCGACGCCGACACCAGTCAATCCAAGCGCGGCCGACCAAGAGTGGACCTGAAACTGCGCGGTGAAGCCCATGTCGTGGCAGGCATGAAACTGACGGGCCGCAGCATCAGCGCCGTGGTTCTCAATCTCGAAGGCAAACAACTGGGCAAGGCACAGGTGCCAATGCCCCGCCCGCCCATCGACCGCGCCGCTCTTTGCAAGATCATTCCCGAAGTCATCGAAAAGGTGTCGGCCTCAGCTGGCATGAAGCCGGAAGAGTTGTCAGCAGTCGGCATCGGTCTGCCCGGCACCATTCAGGCTACCGAAGGCTTTGTTGACTGGTGTCCGCTGTTCAAGGATCAGGAATTCAACCTCAAGCATTTGATGGAAGAGATCCTGCCCATGCCGGTGTTCGTCGAAAACGACGCCAACTCCGTTGCCATCGCAGAATTGTGGTTCGGCTTCGGGCGCGATGTTCCCGACTTTCTGGTTGTAACCATCGAACAGGGTGTCGGCCTCGGCATCGTACTGAACGGCCAGATTTTCCGCGGCACGCAGGGGTTTGGTGCCGAATTCGGCCATACCAAGGTTCAGTCCGAAGGGGCTCTTTGCCGATGCGGCCAGCGCGGTTGCCTGGAGGCCTATGTGGCAGATTATGCGCTTTTGCGCGAAGCCAATCTCTTCAAGCACTGGGAAGACGGCACCACCGAGGAGGAAAAGCTGATACAGCTGTTTACCGCCTCGAAAGCCGGCGACCAGATGGCCCGCTCAATCTTCGATCGCGCCAGCCGCATGTTTGCGATGGGTCTTGCCAATCTGGTCAACCTGTTCGATCCGGCGATGGTCATCCTGTCGGGCGAGCAGATGCAGTTCGACTATCTCTATGCCCAACATGTCTTTGAAATGGTTCGCTCTTCGACCATCCAGAAAGGCCACCACGAGCCAGAGATCCGCATTCACAAATGGGGAGACATGATGTGGGCCAAAGGCGCAGCAGCCTATGCGCTGGAAGAGATCGTCCGTCTCGAAATCGACCAGATGGGCAACAGCGAAACTGTCGCCTGA
- the xylB gene encoding xylulokinase, protein MYLGIDLGTSGVKVLIMSEDQQIIASTNQPLTVARPASGWSEQDPQSWILATAAAFDELAASRPDAIRQVKAIGLSGQMHGATMLDETDNPVAPCILWNDTRSHAEAARLDATPGFRELTGNIVFPGFTAPKLAWMRNNKPELFDKIRKVLLPKDYLRLWLTGDHVSDYSDSAGTSWLDVGKRVWSPDLLAATGLDLSHMPALAESTESTGTIRKELVERWGFAADVIVAGGAGDNAASAIATGIVGEGDAFISLGTSGVIYAAIDSYRPLPQSAVHTFCHSTANHWCHMAVILAATDALNWYANLVGSKAADLTRALGDEITAPGSTMFFPYLGGERTPHNDAGIRGAFIGLSHPDDRVVLTRAVLEGISYAFKDGIRALEAAGTNLSRMIAVGGGSSSDYWLSLLATILDKQIDRPEDGDFGGAFGAARMGLVAATKGNPSDLCKMPAIEKSFYPNKALQDSFEPVYARYAAAYSSLKEL, encoded by the coding sequence ATGTATTTGGGAATTGACCTGGGCACCTCTGGCGTCAAGGTGCTGATCATGTCTGAAGACCAGCAGATCATCGCCTCGACCAACCAGCCCTTGACAGTGGCGCGACCGGCTTCGGGCTGGAGCGAACAGGATCCGCAGAGCTGGATTCTGGCAACAGCAGCAGCGTTTGACGAACTCGCCGCGTCCCGTCCCGATGCCATCCGGCAGGTGAAGGCCATCGGCCTTTCGGGCCAGATGCACGGCGCCACCATGCTTGACGAAACGGACAATCCCGTTGCCCCCTGCATTCTGTGGAACGACACCCGCAGCCACGCCGAAGCAGCAAGGCTCGATGCCACCCCCGGCTTTCGCGAGCTGACCGGCAATATCGTCTTCCCCGGCTTTACGGCACCAAAGCTTGCCTGGATGCGGAACAACAAACCCGAGCTGTTCGACAAGATCCGCAAGGTTCTGCTGCCCAAGGACTATCTCCGTCTCTGGCTCACCGGTGACCATGTGTCGGACTATTCCGACAGCGCCGGAACCTCCTGGCTGGATGTCGGCAAGCGGGTATGGTCCCCCGACCTGCTTGCCGCCACCGGGCTTGATCTGTCCCACATGCCAGCCTTGGCAGAGAGCACCGAAAGCACCGGAACCATCCGCAAGGAACTGGTCGAACGCTGGGGCTTTGCCGCAGACGTGATTGTTGCCGGAGGTGCAGGTGACAATGCCGCCTCGGCCATCGCCACGGGCATTGTCGGCGAAGGAGACGCCTTCATCTCGCTGGGCACCAGCGGCGTCATCTATGCCGCCATCGACAGCTACCGCCCGCTGCCCCAGAGCGCCGTGCACACCTTCTGCCACTCCACGGCCAACCATTGGTGCCACATGGCTGTCATTCTGGCAGCCACCGACGCCCTCAACTGGTACGCCAATCTGGTCGGCTCCAAGGCCGCCGATCTCACCCGGGCACTGGGCGACGAGATCACCGCTCCCGGCTCGACCATGTTCTTTCCCTATCTTGGTGGCGAGCGCACGCCTCATAACGACGCCGGCATTCGCGGCGCCTTTATCGGCCTCTCCCACCCCGATGACCGGGTTGTCCTCACCCGCGCCGTCCTTGAAGGCATTTCCTACGCTTTCAAGGACGGCATAAGGGCCCTTGAAGCGGCAGGCACCAACCTCAGCCGTATGATCGCCGTGGGCGGCGGCTCTTCTTCGGACTACTGGCTCTCGCTGCTTGCCACCATCCTGGACAAGCAGATCGACCGGCCGGAGGACGGTGATTTCGGTGGAGCCTTCGGCGCCGCACGCATGGGTCTTGTGGCAGCAACGAAGGGCAATCCTTCCGATCTGTGCAAGATGCCAGCCATTGAAAAAAGCTTTTATCCAAACAAGGCCCTGCAAGACAGCTTCGAACCTGTCTATGCCCGTTACGCAGCCGCCTACTCATCCCTGAAGGAACTCTGA
- the xylA gene encoding xylose isomerase: protein MMTDFFGSLSKIKYEGPDSDNPLAFHHYNPDEIVMGKSLKDHLRFAVAYWHSFAWEGGDPFGGRTFDRPWFGDEMAKAKLKADVAFELFDLLGAPFFCFHDADVRPEGRNFAESLSNLNEIVDYFEEKMESSETKLLWGTANMFSNRRFMSGASTNPDPDVYAYSAATVKSCMDATFRLGGQNYVLWGGREGYETLLNTDLKKELDHMGRFLNMVVDYKHKIGFKGTILVEPKPQEPSKHQYDFDAATCIGFLRKYGLEGEVKLNLEQGHAILAGHSFEHEIAVAAADGMLGSIDMNRNDYQSGWDTDQFPNNTPEVALAYYHILKSGGFTTGGTNFDAKVRRQSLDPEDLVAAHIGGMDICARGLKAAAAMLEDGGLEKALTERYADWDTDVNRDMLAKGSLESITERVLNEDINPLPRSGRQEILENLVNRFV, encoded by the coding sequence ATCATGACGGACTTTTTCGGCTCCCTGTCCAAAATCAAGTATGAAGGCCCGGACAGCGACAACCCGCTTGCCTTCCACCACTACAATCCCGATGAAATCGTGATGGGCAAGAGCCTGAAGGATCATCTGCGCTTTGCCGTTGCCTACTGGCACAGCTTTGCATGGGAAGGCGGCGACCCGTTCGGTGGACGCACCTTTGATCGTCCATGGTTCGGCGATGAAATGGCCAAGGCCAAGTTGAAGGCCGACGTGGCGTTTGAACTGTTCGACCTCCTTGGCGCGCCGTTCTTCTGCTTCCATGACGCCGATGTCCGCCCGGAAGGCCGGAATTTCGCCGAGAGCCTTTCCAACCTCAACGAGATCGTCGACTATTTCGAAGAGAAGATGGAAAGCTCCGAGACCAAGCTGCTCTGGGGCACTGCCAACATGTTCTCCAACCGCCGCTTCATGTCGGGGGCGTCCACCAACCCGGATCCGGACGTCTATGCCTACAGCGCTGCGACCGTCAAGAGCTGCATGGACGCAACATTCCGTCTGGGTGGCCAGAACTATGTGCTCTGGGGTGGCCGCGAAGGCTATGAAACCCTGCTCAACACCGACCTGAAGAAAGAGCTGGACCATATGGGCCGCTTCCTCAACATGGTCGTCGACTACAAGCACAAGATCGGCTTCAAGGGCACCATTCTGGTCGAGCCAAAACCACAGGAACCATCCAAGCATCAGTATGACTTCGATGCGGCCACCTGCATCGGCTTCCTGCGCAAATACGGGCTGGAAGGCGAAGTCAAGCTGAACCTCGAACAGGGCCACGCCATTCTCGCCGGTCACAGCTTCGAGCATGAAATCGCGGTTGCGGCAGCCGACGGCATGCTCGGCTCCATCGACATGAACCGCAACGACTATCAGTCCGGGTGGGATACGGACCAGTTCCCCAACAATACGCCGGAAGTCGCCCTTGCCTACTATCACATCCTGAAGTCCGGCGGCTTCACAACAGGTGGCACCAACTTTGACGCCAAGGTTCGCCGTCAGTCGCTGGATCCGGAAGATCTGGTTGCAGCCCACATTGGCGGCATGGACATCTGTGCCCGCGGCCTCAAGGCAGCGGCTGCGATGCTCGAAGATGGCGGACTGGAAAAGGCCCTCACCGAGCGCTATGCCGACTGGGACACGGACGTCAACAGGGACATGCTCGCCAAGGGATCGCTGGAAAGCATCACCGAGCGCGTCCTCAACGAAGACATCAACCCGCTGCCACGCTCCGGCCGGCAGGAAATTCTGGAAAATCTGGTCAACCGCTTCGTTTGA